From Triticum aestivum cultivar Chinese Spring chromosome 4A, IWGSC CS RefSeq v2.1, whole genome shotgun sequence, a single genomic window includes:
- the LOC123087021 gene encoding sulfite exporter TauE/SafE family protein 4 has protein sequence MASTPAGLYGRLNRTSTRAFLAYVAAGAACAAVLACFVVSSADPAAAPNGAPRLSSRSARVWPDLEFNWRLVVATVVGFLGSAFGTVGGVGGGGIFVPLLNLVLGFDTKSAAALSKCMIMGASASSVWYNLQVSHPTKEAPVLDYKLALLFQPMLMLGITIGVELSVVFPYWLITVLIIILFVGTSLRSFYKGILMWREETRILMKTREREAQSKSSSATSDVVLDASYAEPLLPQSKPIEKSGLETLMFNLRWKHILVLLAVWSSFLVLQILKNNSKTCSTFYWVINILQVPAAVSVFVWKAVQLCRESRARRMNGNLECVCEANIEWSPTQLIFCAFCGLLGGTVGGLLGSGGGFILGPLLLELGCIPQVASATATFVMMFSSSLSVVEFYFLGRFPIPYALYLIFISILAGFWGQCLVRKIVHVLKRASLIVFILSSVIFASALTMGVVGTEKSISMINKHEYMGFLSFC, from the exons ATGGCGTCCACGCCCGCGGGCCTCTACGGCCGCCTGAACAGGACGAGCACGCGCGCGTTCCTCGCCTACGTCGCCGCCGGGGCCGCCTGCGCCGCCGTGCTCGCCTGCTTCGTCGTCTcctccgccgaccccgccgccgcgcccaatGGCGCGCCCCGCCTCTCATCGCGCTCCGCGCGCGTCTGGCCC GATCTCGAGTTCAACTGGCGGCTGGTGGTGGCCACCGTCGTCGGCTTCCTCGGCTCCGCGTTCGGCACCGtcggcggcgtgggcggcggcggcatcTTCGTGCCCCTGCTCAACCTCGTCCTCGGCTTCGACACAAAGTCCGCCGCCGCGCTCTCCAAAT GCATGATCATGGGGGCGTCCGCGTCGTCGGTCTGGTACAACCTGCAGGTGTCGCACCCGACCAAGGAGGCGCCGGTGCTCGACTACAAGCTCGCGCTGCTCTTCCAGCCCATGCTCATGCTCGGGATCACCATCGGCGTCGAGCTCAGCGTCGTCTTCCCCTACTGGCTCATcaccgtcctcatcatcatcctcttcgtAG GTACTTCCTTGCGATCGTTCTACAAAGGCATCCTCATGTGGAGGGAGGAGACAAGGATCCTG ATGAAGACCAGGGAGCGAGAAGCCCAGTCCAAGTCTTCTAGTGCCACCAGCGATG TGGTTCTTGACGCGAGTTATGCGGAGCCTCTCCTGCCTCAATCTAAGCCCATTGAAAAGTCTGGCTTG GAGACTTTGATGTTCAATTTGAGGTGGAAGCATATCCTAGTGCTACTGGCTGTTTGGTCATCTTTCTTGGTGCTGCAAATCCTTAAG AACAACTCCAAAACATGCAGCACTTTCTACTGGGTGATCAATATCCTGCAG GTCCCAGCTGCAGTAAGTGTTTTCGTGTGGAAAGCGGTTCAGCTGTGCAGGGAGAGCCGTGCTAGACGCATGAATGGTAACCTGGAGTGTGTCTGTGAGGCCAATATTGAGTGGTCACCGACGCAGCTCATCTTCTGCGCCTTCTGCGGCCTCCTGGGCGGTACAGTCGGTGGTCTTCTTGGGTCTGGAGGGGGTTTCATCCTCGGCCCACTACTTCTTGAGCTAGGGTGCATCCCTCAG GTTGCAAGTGCAACAGCAACATTTGTGATGATGTTCTCCTCGTCCCTGTCTGTGGTCGAGTTCTACTTTCTGGGCAGGTTCCCAATTCCTTATG CTCTGTACTTGATCTTCATTTCCATACTGGCTGGATTCTGGGGCCAGTGCTTGGTCCGGAAGATCGTGCATGTGCTCAAGAGAGCGTCGCTGATCGTCTTCATCCTCTCCTCCGTCATCTTCGCCAGTGCTCTTACCATGG GTGTTGTCGGGACCGAGAAGAGCATCTCGATGATCAACAAGCACGAATACATGGGGTTCCTCAGCTTCTGCTGA